In Mustela erminea isolate mMusErm1 chromosome 15, mMusErm1.Pri, whole genome shotgun sequence, the following proteins share a genomic window:
- the KBTBD6 gene encoding kelch repeat and BTB domain-containing protein 6, whose translation MQSREEAPRSRRLASPRGGKRPKRIHKPTVSAFFTGPEELKDTAHSAALLAQLKSFYDARLLCDVTIEVVTPGSGPGTGRLFPCNRNVLAAACPYFKSMFTGGMYESHQANVTMHDVDAESFEVLVDYCYTGRVSLSEANVERLYAASDMLQLEYVREACASFLARRLDLANCTAIFKFADAFGHRKLRSQAQSFIAHNFKQLSQMGSIREETLADLTLAQLLSILRLDSLNIELEQTVCHVAVQWLEAAPKERGPSAAEVFKCVRWTHFTDENKDYLEGLLTNTIVKKYCLDLIEGALQMRYGDKLCKSLVPKPETSSGSSGSSSSSSSGGGSSSSSVVPTAENPPQRLGVCAKKMVIFFGHPRDPFLCCDPYTGDIYKVPSPLTCLAHTRTVTTLAVCVSPDHDIYLAAQPRKDLWVYKPAQNSWQQLADRLLCREGMDVAYLNGYIYILGGRDPITGVKLKEVECYSVQRNQWALVAPLPHSFISFDLMVIQNYLYALNSKRMFCYDPSHNMWLKCVSLKRNDFQEACVFNDEIYCICDIPVMKVYNPVRGEWRQINNIPLVSETNNYRIINHGQKLLLITSRTPQWKKNRVTVYEYDTRGDQWINIGTTLGLFQFDSNFFCLSARVYPSCLEPGHSFLTEEEDVPSESSTEWDLGGFSELDSESGSSSSLSDDDLWVQVAPQ comes from the exons ATGCAGTCCCGGGAAGAAGCTCCGCGCTCTCGCCGCCTGGCCAGTCCTCGCGGCGGCAAGCGGCCCAAGAGAATCCACAAGCCCACGGTTTCGGCTTTTTTCACGGGCCCCGAGGAGCTGAAGGACACGGCTCATTCTGCAGCCCTCCTGGCACAGCTGAAGTCCTTCTACGACGCGCGGCTGTTATGCGATGTGACCATCGAGGTGGTGACGCCTGGCAGCGGGCCTGGCACCGGCCGCCTCTTCCCCTGCAACCGTAACGTGCTGGCTGCCGCGTGTCCCTACTTCAAGAGCATGTTCACCGGCGGCATGTACGAGAGCCACCAGGCAAACGTGACCATGCATGATGTGGATGCCGAGTCCTTCGAGGTGCTGGTCGACTACTGCTACACGGGTCGAGTGTCCTTGAGTGAAGCCAACGTGGAACGCCTTTACGCGGCCTCTGACATGTTGCAGCTCGAATATGTGCGGGAAGCCTGTGCCTCCTTCCTAGCCCGCCGCCTTGACCTGGCCAACTGCACTGCCATCTTCAAGTTTGCTGATGCCTTCGGCCATCGCAAGCTGCGATCGCAGGCCCAGTCCTTTATAGCCCACAATTTCAAGCAGCTCAGCCAGATGGGCTCGATTCGGGAAGAGACTCTGGCAGATCTGACCCTCGCCCAGTTGCTGTCAATCCTGCGCCTGGATAGTCTCAACATAGAGCTGGAGCAGACCGTGTGTCATGTGGCGGTGCAGTGGTTGGAGGCAGCTCCCAAGGAGCGAGGTCCGAGCGCTGCGGAGGTCTTCAAGTGTGTCCGCTGGACGCACTTCACAGATGAAAATAAGGATTACCTGGAAGGGCTGCTGACCAACACCATTGTGAAGAAGTACTGTCTGGACCTTATTGAAGGGGCCCTGCAGATGCGCTATGGTGACAAGTTGTGCAAGTCTCTGGTGCCGAAGCCAGAGACCAGCAgtggcagcagcggcagca gcagcagcagcagcagcggtgGTGGTAGCTCTAGCTCCTCTGTCGTGCCCACAGCAGAAAATCCCCCCCAGAGGCTGGGCGTGTGTGCTAAGAAGATGGTGATCTTCTTTGGACATCCTAGAGATCCCTTTCTGTGCTGTGACCCATACACCGGCGATATTTACAAAGTGCCGTCACCTCTGACCTGCCTTGCTCACACTAGGACTGTCACTACCTTAGCTGTCTGTGTCTCTCCAGACCATGACATCTACCTGGCCGCTCAGCCCAGGAAGGACCTCTGGGTGTACAAGCCAGCCCAGAATAGCTGGCAGCAGCTTGCTGACCGCCTGCTGTGCCGGGAGGGCATGGATGTGGCCTACCTCAATGGCTACATCTACATCTTGGGTGGGCGAGACCCGATTACCGGTGTTAAGCTGAAGGAAGTGGAATGCTACAGTGTCCAGAGAAACCAGTGGGCACTGGTGGCTCCACTACCCCATTCCTTCATATCCTTCGATCTAATGGTAATCCAGAACTATCTCTATGCTCTCAACAGTAAGCGCATGTTCTGCTATGATCCTAGCCACAATATGTGGCTCAAGTGTGTTTCTCTCAAGCGCAATGACTTTCAGGAAGCCTGTGTCTTCAATGATGAGATCTACTGCATCTGTGACATCCCAGTTATGAAGGTCTACAATCCGGTCAGAGGAGAATGGAGGCAGATTAATAATATTCCCTTGGTGTCGGAGACCAACAACTACCGCATTATCAATCACGGCCAAAAACTGTTGCTGATCACCTCGCGCACCCCGCAGTGGAAGAAGAACCGGGTGACCGTGTATGAATATGACACTAGGGGGGACCAGTGGATTAACATAGGTACCACCTTAGGCCTCTTCCAGTTTGATTCTAACTTCTTTTGCCTCTCAGCTCGTGTTTATCCTTCCTGCCTTGAACCTGGTCACAGTTTCCTCACTGAGGAAGAAGATGTGCCAAGTGAATCTAGCACTGAATGGGATTTAGGTGGATTCAGTGAGCTGGACTCTGAGTCAGGAAGTTCAAGTTCTTTATCTGATGATGATTTGTGGGTTCAGGTAGCACCTCAGTGA